Proteins from one Oncorhynchus gorbuscha isolate QuinsamMale2020 ecotype Even-year linkage group LG18, OgorEven_v1.0, whole genome shotgun sequence genomic window:
- the LOC124003425 gene encoding MAP kinase-activated protein kinase 2-like — protein sequence MQHNGNGEERQSANQSEPQLQGTPSGSILHIPGRDTLSDPTLFQLPAQSKLEFKRNAVTEDYKITTQVLGLGISGKVMECYCKKTGEKCALKILYDCPKARREVELHWRVSGGPYIVHILSLYENMHQGKKCLLIIMECMEGGELFSHIQARGDQAFTEREAAEIMRDIGTAIEYLHHMDIAHRDVKPENLLYTTKETNCVLKLTDFGFAKETTLHNSLQTPCYTPYYVAPEVLGPEKYDKSCDMWSLGVIMYILLCGFPPFYSNTGQAISPGMKQRIRMGQYKFPNPEWAEVSEEAKQLINQLLKTDPNERMTIGHFMNHPWINQSMVVPPTPLHTSRVLTEDRELWDDVKEEMTSALATMRVDYDQVKIKDLDTSNNPLLNKRRNRPGAGQAEGEGGGGGGGGGGGGEGVVGAMVCNSQ from the exons ATGCAACACAATGGTAACGGAGAAGAGAGGCAGTCAGCCAACCAATCCGAGCCTCAGCTCCAGGGGACCCCTAGTGGAAGCATTCTACACATCCCAGGCAGGGACACCCTTAGCGACCCCACACTCTTCCAACTGCCTGCCCAGTCAAAACTGGAGTTCAAACGCAACGCAGTCACAGAGGACTACAAAATAACAACTCAAGTACTAGGACTGGGTATCAGTGGGAAGGTGATGGAATGCTACTGCAAGAAGACAGGGGAGAAGTGTGCCCtcaag ATTCTGTATGATTGTCCTAAGGCGCGGCGGGAGGTAGAGCTGCATTGGAGAGTGTCAGGGGGCCCATACATCGTTCACATCCTCAGCCTTTATGAGAACATGCACCAGGGGAAGAAATGCCTGCTTATCATCATGGAGTG TATGGAAGGAGGAGAGCTGTTCAGTCACATTCAGGCCAGAGGGGACCAGGCATTCACAGAGAGAG AGGCTGCGGAGATCATGAGGGACATAGGCACGGCCATCGAGTACCTCCACCACATGGACATAGCTCACAGAGATGTCAAG cCTGAAAATCTGCTGTACACCACCAAGGAGACCAATTGCGTTCTGAAACTAACTGACTTTGGCTTTGCCAAGGAGACCACCCTCCACAACTCCCTCCAGACACCCTGTTACACCCCCTACTATGTTG CCCCCGAGGTGCTTGGTCCAGAGAAGTATGACAAGTCATGTGACATGTGGTCTCTGGGCGTGATCATGTACATCCT GCTATGTGGGTTCCCTCCGTTCTACTCTAACACTGgccaggccatctctccagggATGAAGCAGAGGATCAGGATGGGCCAGTACAAGTTCCCCAACCCTGAGTGGGCGGAAGTGTCTGAGGAAG CCAAACAGCTGATCAACCAGCTGCTGAAGACAGACCCTAACGAGAGGATGACCATCGGGCACTTCATGAACCACCCTTGGATCAAT CAGTCGATGGTGGTCCCTCCGACTCCTCTGCACACGTCCCGTGTTctgacagaggacagagaactGTGGGACGATGTCAAG GAAGAGATGACCAGTGCCCTGGCCACCATGCGTGTAGACTACGACCAGGTGAAGATCAAAGACCTGGACACGTCCAACAACCCGCTGCTCAACAAGAGACGCAATAGACCTGGTGCTgggcaggctgagggagaggggggaggagggggaggtggtgggggaggagggggtgaaggAGTAGTCGGAGCAATGGTTTGTAACAGCCAGTGA